The following coding sequences are from one Mycobacterium bourgelatii window:
- a CDS encoding AraC family transcriptional regulator — translation MQVFAGQQVSHWDFPRNTGSVALMTEFGRQHGLAVSDVLEGSGLSESDLHDPDRMIFGRQELAVATNLVNLLGDQCGPADLGVRVGRSYHVGSFGIFGFACLTSSTLGDAVRFAARFYELSYGFCLPTVTLEDSVAALRLDLPDLTGPVADFLVRRDMAAIAQVMAELVGHPLTFAYIELASPATVSGDNEAREMFGVTPRYDAPANVAGLPAALLGDRLPQASEMSVAICEQQCQALLERRRQRTGVARLVRDRLASIDGKPHTITSVARQLAMSERTLRRRLAEENTTFRDLVEEVHRVLAEELLATGALSVEDVALRLGYAEATSFITAFKRWTGTTPARYQRSVAPRARSLAV, via the coding sequence GTGCAGGTATTCGCCGGACAGCAGGTGTCCCACTGGGACTTCCCCAGGAATACCGGCAGCGTCGCACTGATGACGGAATTCGGCCGCCAGCACGGTCTGGCCGTTTCGGACGTGCTCGAGGGATCCGGCCTGTCCGAATCCGACCTGCACGACCCCGACCGGATGATCTTCGGGCGTCAGGAACTAGCGGTCGCGACCAACCTGGTCAACCTCCTCGGTGACCAGTGCGGTCCCGCCGACCTAGGGGTTCGGGTGGGGCGCAGCTATCACGTCGGATCGTTCGGCATCTTCGGTTTCGCCTGCTTGACCAGCTCCACCTTGGGCGACGCAGTCCGATTCGCCGCCCGGTTCTACGAGCTGAGCTACGGCTTCTGCCTGCCAACGGTCACCTTGGAGGACTCGGTCGCGGCACTGCGCCTGGACCTGCCCGACCTCACCGGTCCCGTCGCCGATTTCCTGGTGCGCCGGGACATGGCGGCGATCGCACAGGTCATGGCGGAATTGGTGGGCCACCCCCTTACCTTCGCCTATATCGAATTAGCAAGTCCCGCAACGGTTTCCGGCGACAACGAGGCACGCGAGATGTTCGGCGTGACACCGCGTTACGACGCGCCCGCCAACGTGGCCGGATTGCCCGCCGCCCTGCTCGGCGACCGGCTACCTCAAGCCAGCGAGATGAGTGTGGCCATCTGCGAGCAGCAGTGCCAGGCTCTGCTGGAGCGTCGGCGGCAGCGCACCGGTGTGGCCCGCCTCGTCCGGGATCGGCTGGCGTCGATCGACGGTAAACCCCACACGATCACCAGCGTCGCCCGGCAACTGGCCATGAGCGAACGCACCCTGCGGCGTCGGCTGGCCGAGGAGAACACCACCTTTCGCGACCTGGTCGAGGAGGTGCATCGCGTGCTCGCGGAGGAACTGCTGGCCACCGGTGCGCTGTCGGTGGAGGACGTCGCGCTACGGCTGGGGTATGCCGAGGCGACGAGCTTCATCACCGCCTTCAAGCGGTGGACGGGCACGACCCCGGCTCGATATCAGCGTTCGGTGGCGCCGCGCGCCCGCTCGCTCGCCGTTTAG
- a CDS encoding enoyl-CoA hydratase/isomerase family protein, with the protein MGFDDYQQLRLERRDNGVLLITLDRPEKYNAADEQMHSELARIWVDVAADPQTRVAVITGAGKAFSAGGDLAMVERMAGDYERVSHMLHEMSDLVYNIINCPKPIVSAINGVAVGAGTVAALLADVAIAAEDAKIGDGHVKLGVAAGDHAAIIWPLLAGMAKSRYYLLTGEMVSGAEAERIGLVAKALPREQVLDEALRVADVLATGSQPAIRLTKRALNNWLRSAGPTFDQSAAYEMLTFLGPDVVEGYTALREKRQPQFPSARDQG; encoded by the coding sequence ATGGGATTCGACGACTACCAGCAATTGCGGTTGGAGCGCCGCGACAACGGGGTGCTGTTGATCACGCTGGACCGCCCGGAGAAGTACAACGCGGCCGACGAGCAGATGCACAGCGAGCTGGCGCGGATCTGGGTTGATGTGGCGGCAGACCCCCAGACCCGCGTCGCCGTGATCACCGGCGCCGGCAAGGCGTTCTCGGCAGGCGGTGACCTGGCGATGGTTGAGCGCATGGCCGGTGACTACGAGCGGGTTTCGCACATGCTCCACGAGATGAGCGACCTGGTCTACAACATCATCAACTGTCCCAAGCCGATCGTGTCGGCGATCAACGGAGTCGCCGTCGGCGCCGGAACGGTTGCCGCCCTGCTGGCCGATGTTGCGATCGCCGCCGAAGACGCCAAGATCGGCGACGGACACGTGAAACTCGGTGTCGCCGCCGGGGACCACGCCGCGATCATTTGGCCGCTCCTGGCCGGCATGGCCAAGTCTCGCTACTACTTGCTCACCGGCGAAATGGTCAGCGGCGCCGAAGCCGAGCGCATCGGACTCGTCGCCAAGGCCCTCCCCCGTGAGCAGGTCCTCGACGAGGCGTTGCGGGTCGCTGACGTGTTGGCAACCGGGTCGCAACCGGCGATCCGCCTCACCAAGCGAGCCCTGAACAACTGGTTGCGCAGCGCCGGACCAACCTTTGACCAGTCCGCGGCCTACGAGATGCTGACGTTCCTCGGCCCGGACGTGGTGGAGGGCTACACCGCCCTCCGGGAAAAGCGCCAACCACAGTTCCCGTCGGCCCGAGACCAGGGCTGA
- a CDS encoding flavin-containing monooxygenase, whose protein sequence is MSSNTRPRVLVIGAGFGGLAAAYELSRDGLADVTVLEKADDIGGVWRDNTYPGAACDVPSNLYSYSFARKNDWNRRYAEQPDILDYIHDTADRFGLRGLVRTGVEVTSAEYDDSTVTWRVTTSAGDTYEADVLIPAVGQLSRPAFPGIPGLDSFSGPSFHSAQWRHDVDLTGKRIAVIGTGASAIQFVPRIRETAGHVTVFQRSAPYVIPKLDRAYTPAHHDAFQHVPGFAAAMRGAIWETTELLGFALLKAAPLARVLKGLAAANLKRHIKDPVLRAKLTPDYPIGCKRVLFSSEWYPALACDNVNVETDHIVEVTETGVRTADGRLHEVDVIIYGTGFKATEFLAPMTITGRDGRDLQSEWADGAHAHLGIAVPGFPNMFLIYGPNTNLGSSSVILMMEQQAGYIRQIVEELARRGTGRAFEVWRSVAETYDAEIQSRLERGVWSQCNNWYRTASGRVTTNWPGLVHEYQRRTRTAVLDDYLEVLPKFQPEEVGA, encoded by the coding sequence ATGAGCTCGAATACTCGTCCCCGCGTACTGGTGATCGGCGCCGGCTTCGGTGGGCTGGCCGCCGCCTACGAACTGTCGAGAGACGGCCTCGCCGACGTGACCGTGCTGGAAAAGGCCGACGACATCGGCGGCGTGTGGCGGGACAACACCTACCCCGGTGCCGCCTGCGATGTTCCGTCGAACCTGTACTCGTACTCGTTCGCCCGGAAGAACGACTGGAACCGCAGGTACGCCGAGCAACCCGACATCCTCGACTACATCCACGACACGGCCGACCGGTTCGGCCTGCGCGGCCTGGTCCGCACCGGCGTGGAGGTCACCTCCGCGGAGTATGACGACAGCACCGTCACCTGGCGGGTGACGACCTCGGCCGGCGACACCTACGAGGCCGACGTGCTGATCCCCGCAGTGGGTCAGCTGTCACGCCCGGCGTTCCCGGGGATTCCGGGGCTCGACTCGTTCTCGGGGCCGTCCTTTCACTCCGCCCAGTGGCGCCATGACGTCGACCTCACTGGCAAGCGCATCGCGGTGATCGGCACCGGGGCATCGGCGATCCAGTTCGTGCCCCGGATCCGTGAGACGGCCGGCCACGTGACCGTCTTCCAGCGCTCCGCGCCGTATGTGATCCCGAAGCTGGACCGCGCGTACACCCCGGCGCACCACGACGCGTTCCAGCATGTGCCCGGCTTCGCTGCCGCCATGCGCGGCGCGATTTGGGAGACCACCGAACTGCTGGGCTTTGCCCTGCTCAAAGCCGCCCCACTGGCTCGGGTGCTGAAGGGCCTTGCCGCGGCTAATCTCAAGCGCCACATCAAGGATCCGGTGCTGCGGGCCAAGCTGACGCCCGACTACCCGATCGGTTGCAAGCGCGTGCTGTTCAGCAGCGAGTGGTATCCGGCATTGGCCTGCGACAACGTCAACGTCGAGACCGACCACATCGTCGAGGTGACGGAGACCGGCGTGCGCACCGCCGACGGCCGACTGCACGAAGTGGACGTGATCATCTACGGCACCGGATTCAAGGCCACCGAGTTCCTCGCCCCGATGACGATCACCGGCCGCGACGGACGAGACCTGCAGTCCGAATGGGCCGATGGTGCCCACGCCCATCTCGGCATCGCCGTGCCCGGCTTTCCGAACATGTTCCTGATCTACGGTCCGAACACAAATCTCGGTAGTAGCTCGGTGATTTTGATGATGGAGCAGCAGGCCGGTTACATCCGCCAGATCGTCGAGGAGCTGGCTCGCCGCGGCACTGGCCGGGCATTCGAGGTGTGGCGCTCGGTGGCGGAAACGTACGACGCCGAGATCCAGTCCCGCCTAGAGAGGGGCGTCTGGAGCCAGTGCAACAACTGGTATCGGACCGCTTCGGGCCGCGTAACCACCAACTGGCCCGGGCTGGTGCACGAATATCAGCGTCGCACCCGGACCGCGGTGCTCGACGACTACCTGGAAGTGCTGCCGAAGTTCCAGCCGGAAGAGGTAGGTGCGTGA
- a CDS encoding GMC oxidoreductase: protein MTSGFDYDVLVIGSGFGGSVTALRLSEKNYRVGVLEAGRRFRDQDFAKNNWHIRDYLFKPSLGCYGIQRIDLLSDAVVLSGAGVGGGSLVYANTLYEPGDSFYADPRWSGITDWKDELGRWYDQATRMLGVETYPRTTPSDKVMLQIATDLGVADSFHATRVGVCFTDADGRLAEPGAPVGDPYFGGAGPDRNACRHCGECMTGCRHNAKNTLVKNYLYLAERLGAKVHPLTTVVDVRPRSNGGYDVVTRRTGGKFRRRRRTFTAEQVVFSAAALGTQRLLHKLRDRGSLPHISPKLGELSRTNSEAILAVRARGDDVDYSEGVAITSSIHPDSHTHVEPCRYGHDSNLMGLLGTVLVDGLDGVGKRRGRWRTGLKELVQQRRDLPRLLNPKRWSEQTIPLLVMQTHDNSLTTFTRRSLFGRRMVTRQGVGEPNPTWIPVGHKVARLAADHLDGIAGGAWADLADIPMTGHFIGGCVIGETANDGVVDPYHRMHGYPGLHVIDGSTITANLGVNPSLTITALAERAASLWPNKGEPDPRPPLGAGYVRIPAVSPRNPAVPASAPGALRGDRDYAL from the coding sequence GTGACCTCCGGGTTCGACTACGACGTACTGGTCATCGGATCCGGCTTCGGCGGCAGCGTAACGGCGCTACGCCTGAGCGAAAAAAACTATCGGGTAGGCGTTCTCGAGGCGGGCCGCCGGTTCCGCGATCAGGACTTCGCCAAGAACAATTGGCACATCCGCGATTACCTGTTCAAGCCTTCCCTTGGTTGTTACGGGATCCAGCGGATTGACCTGCTCTCCGACGCCGTCGTACTCAGTGGCGCGGGAGTGGGTGGCGGCTCGCTCGTTTACGCGAACACGCTCTACGAACCCGGCGACTCCTTCTACGCCGACCCGCGCTGGAGCGGAATCACCGATTGGAAGGACGAACTGGGGCGGTGGTACGACCAGGCCACCCGAATGCTCGGCGTCGAAACCTATCCGCGCACCACGCCTTCGGACAAGGTGATGCTGCAGATCGCCACCGACCTCGGCGTTGCTGACTCCTTCCACGCCACCCGCGTCGGCGTGTGCTTCACCGATGCGGACGGCCGCCTCGCCGAACCGGGCGCCCCGGTTGGCGATCCGTACTTCGGCGGAGCCGGACCGGACCGCAACGCGTGCAGGCACTGCGGCGAGTGCATGACCGGGTGTCGGCACAACGCCAAGAACACGCTGGTAAAGAACTACCTCTATCTCGCCGAGCGGCTCGGCGCGAAAGTTCATCCGCTGACCACGGTCGTCGACGTCCGGCCGCGTTCGAACGGCGGGTACGACGTCGTCACGCGTCGTACCGGGGGCAAGTTCCGTCGGCGCCGCCGCACCTTCACCGCCGAACAGGTGGTGTTCTCGGCCGCCGCGCTCGGCACCCAGCGGTTGCTGCACAAGCTGCGCGACCGGGGCAGCCTGCCGCACATTTCACCCAAACTCGGCGAACTTTCGCGGACCAACTCCGAGGCCATCCTCGCCGTGCGGGCCCGCGGCGACGACGTCGACTATTCCGAGGGCGTGGCCATCACGTCCTCGATCCACCCGGACAGCCATACCCATGTGGAGCCATGCCGATACGGTCACGACTCCAACCTGATGGGGTTGCTGGGGACCGTTCTGGTCGACGGTCTGGACGGCGTCGGAAAACGACGCGGCCGATGGCGGACCGGCCTGAAAGAGCTTGTGCAACAACGACGAGACCTGCCCCGCCTGTTGAACCCCAAGCGCTGGTCGGAGCAGACCATCCCGCTGCTGGTGATGCAAACGCACGACAACTCGCTCACCACGTTCACCCGCCGCTCGCTGTTCGGCCGGCGCATGGTGACACGCCAAGGCGTGGGCGAACCCAACCCGACGTGGATTCCGGTCGGCCACAAGGTCGCCCGGCTCGCGGCCGATCACCTGGACGGCATTGCCGGTGGCGCCTGGGCCGACCTGGCGGACATTCCGATGACGGGTCACTTCATCGGCGGCTGTGTGATCGGTGAAACCGCCAACGACGGCGTGGTCGACCCGTATCACCGGATGCACGGATACCCGGGCCTGCACGTGATCGACGGTTCCACCATCACCGCGAATCTGGGTGTGAACCCGTCGCTCACCATCACCGCGCTGGCCGAGCGCGCCGCGTCGCTGTGGCCCAACAAGGGCGAGCCGGACCCGCGCCCGCCGCTTGGCGCCGGTTACGTCCGCATCCCTGCCGTGTCCCCGCGCAACCCCGCGGTGCCGGCGAGCGCGCCCGGCGCACTGCGTGGCGACCGGGACTACGCTCTATGA
- a CDS encoding 3-keto-5-aminohexanoate cleavage protein encodes MRPVIIECAINGLTSKATNPHVPVEPSEITADALACIAAGAAIIHNHIDLPGATVEQAAERYLEGWRPVLAVRPDALLYPTIHFDESYSISYEHLIPLAAAGMRVGLTDPGSVNLGGSDADGVPVGDFVYRNSFQTIGRAFDICRQAKLGPSLAIYEPGFLRAALAWWRADKLPQGTMIKLYFSTENGYLGAPFGLPPTERALDAYLELLDGCDIPWAVSVVGGDLCASPIARLALERGGHLHLGLEFYRGDRTPTNVELVTEAVSLCQGMGRDVATPERAAQILGLP; translated from the coding sequence ATGCGTCCGGTAATCATCGAATGCGCCATCAACGGATTGACTTCGAAGGCGACCAATCCCCATGTGCCGGTTGAACCTTCGGAGATCACCGCGGATGCGCTGGCCTGCATAGCGGCGGGTGCGGCCATCATCCACAATCACATCGACCTGCCCGGCGCGACCGTGGAGCAGGCCGCGGAACGCTACCTCGAGGGGTGGCGGCCGGTCCTCGCCGTTCGGCCGGACGCCTTGCTGTACCCGACGATCCACTTCGACGAGAGCTATTCGATTTCGTACGAACACCTCATCCCGCTTGCCGCGGCCGGGATGCGCGTCGGCCTCACCGATCCCGGCTCGGTAAACCTCGGCGGCTCCGACGCCGACGGCGTGCCGGTGGGAGATTTCGTCTACCGCAACTCATTCCAAACGATCGGCCGGGCCTTCGACATCTGCCGTCAGGCGAAGCTCGGCCCCAGTCTGGCGATCTATGAGCCCGGTTTTCTGCGTGCCGCGCTGGCCTGGTGGCGAGCCGACAAGTTGCCGCAAGGGACGATGATCAAGCTTTACTTCTCCACCGAGAACGGCTATTTGGGGGCGCCGTTCGGTCTGCCCCCAACGGAGCGCGCGCTCGATGCCTACCTGGAATTGCTTGACGGATGCGACATCCCATGGGCGGTGTCGGTCGTCGGCGGGGATCTGTGCGCCAGTCCGATCGCCCGGCTGGCCCTCGAACGCGGCGGACATCTGCACCTGGGACTCGAGTTCTATCGCGGCGACCGCACGCCCACCAATGTCGAGTTGGTGACGGAGGCCGTCAGTCTCTGTCAAGGCATGGGCCGCGACGTTGCGACGCCCGAGCGGGCGGCGCAGATCCTCGGGCTGCCCTAA
- a CDS encoding DUF302 domain-containing protein gives MTTPPSEPKETQFQGVRVRYESTKSYDELVAALLADIGDKPVPFRKVQEPTVGWDSFEQLLQAHVGASGFMLFALIDHGAWIANAGIDRKVLRVMLGNPLIAVTMLRHDVTAGLFAPVELLILDEPTGSSLTYVKPSSLMVVEANPELLAAAEELDAKLAALAAKVTNS, from the coding sequence GTGACTACCCCTCCCTCTGAGCCGAAGGAAACCCAATTCCAGGGCGTGCGAGTGCGTTACGAGAGCACCAAGAGCTACGACGAATTGGTGGCGGCGCTGTTAGCCGACATCGGCGACAAGCCGGTTCCGTTTCGCAAGGTCCAGGAACCGACGGTCGGCTGGGATTCCTTTGAGCAGCTGCTCCAAGCCCACGTCGGCGCAAGCGGTTTCATGTTGTTCGCCCTGATCGACCACGGCGCCTGGATCGCGAACGCCGGTATCGACCGCAAGGTGCTGCGTGTCATGCTCGGCAACCCGCTGATCGCGGTAACGATGCTCCGCCACGACGTCACCGCAGGCCTGTTCGCCCCTGTCGAACTCTTGATCCTCGACGAGCCCACTGGCAGCAGCCTCACTTACGTCAAGCCCTCGTCGTTGATGGTGGTCGAAGCCAATCCCGAATTACTCGCCGCCGCAGAAGAACTCGACGCAAAGTTGGCGGCGTTGGCCGCCAAGGTGACCAACTCTTAG
- a CDS encoding NmrA family NAD(P)-binding protein: MTRILVTTANGDTGRPMVEYLLERGLQVRAMVRRDDARAQRLRDSGAEVVFGDLLNLRDVRAALDGVQRAYFNFPVGEGLVEAAVMFAQAAREYNLELIVNMSHIQSRPQAHSKATQNHWLAEQIFDWSEVPTTTLRVTFFMEWLTYIAGLIRYGRYVMPYDADSRFAPIAARDIALAAAAILADPELHGGRTYTLTGPVEYSHQELAAEVSRVLAKDLPYERVTATTFLDLLGIPDDTAKLRHFEAVTIDQQEGLLAGVTDAAPTIIGRPLATVEDFINEHRSLFDGARKALL; this comes from the coding sequence ATGACACGGATTCTGGTGACGACCGCCAACGGCGATACCGGACGCCCCATGGTCGAGTACCTACTCGAGCGCGGGCTCCAGGTGAGGGCGATGGTCCGCCGCGATGACGCTCGCGCCCAGCGCCTTCGCGATAGCGGCGCCGAAGTCGTGTTCGGCGATCTGCTCAATCTTCGCGATGTCCGCGCGGCCCTGGACGGCGTGCAGCGCGCCTACTTCAATTTCCCGGTCGGCGAGGGACTCGTCGAAGCCGCGGTCATGTTCGCCCAGGCAGCCAGGGAGTACAACCTGGAGCTGATCGTCAACATGTCGCACATTCAGTCGCGACCACAGGCCCACAGCAAGGCGACCCAAAACCATTGGCTCGCCGAGCAGATCTTCGACTGGTCGGAAGTGCCGACAACCACGTTGCGGGTCACGTTCTTCATGGAATGGCTGACCTACATCGCCGGGTTGATCCGATACGGCCGCTACGTCATGCCCTATGACGCCGACAGTCGCTTCGCCCCGATCGCCGCACGAGACATCGCACTCGCCGCCGCGGCCATCCTGGCCGATCCCGAGCTACACGGCGGCCGCACTTACACGTTGACCGGACCGGTCGAGTACAGCCACCAGGAACTCGCCGCTGAGGTCTCCCGCGTGCTCGCCAAGGATCTTCCGTACGAACGTGTCACCGCCACAACGTTTTTAGATCTACTCGGGATTCCCGACGACACGGCCAAGCTACGGCACTTCGAGGCGGTGACGATCGACCAGCAAGAAGGGCTCCTGGCCGGGGTAACCGATGCGGCCCCGACGATCATTGGACGCCCGCTGGCCACGGTAGAAGACTTCATCAACGAACACCGGTCTCTGTTCGATGGCGCACGAAAGGCATTGCTGTGA
- a CDS encoding thiolase family protein: protein MSRDAVIVGAVRTPIGKGKANGALHDVLPADLLAHSLREVVARTGVDPVQIDDVIAGAVTQVGDQAVNIARNALLGAGFPESVPGTTVDRQCGSSQQAISFAAQGVIAGAYDVVIAAGVESMSRVPMGTSVLPGSNPFGEDMTRRYPEGLVPQGISAELIAAKWGLSRAQLDEFSAASHEKAARATKEGLFDNELIPIAGLTTDEIIRPGTTVETLANLKPAFYSEATAARFPQINWHITPGNSSPLSDGSAAVMITSSEYAKKHGLRPLARIHTATAVGSDPLYMLTGVIPATERVLHRAGLTLADIDLFEVNEAFAPVVLAWAHDVGADLAKTNVNGGAIAIGHPLGASGARIMTTLVNALEQRGGRYGLQTMCEGGGMANATIIERLG from the coding sequence ATGTCCCGTGACGCCGTGATTGTCGGCGCTGTCCGCACCCCCATCGGCAAAGGCAAGGCCAACGGCGCGCTGCACGACGTGCTACCCGCCGACTTGCTGGCCCACAGCCTGCGCGAAGTGGTAGCCCGCACCGGCGTGGACCCGGTACAGATCGACGACGTCATCGCCGGCGCCGTCACCCAGGTCGGCGACCAGGCCGTGAACATCGCCCGAAACGCGCTGCTGGGGGCCGGATTCCCGGAGTCGGTCCCGGGAACCACGGTGGACCGGCAGTGCGGCAGCAGCCAGCAGGCCATCAGCTTCGCCGCACAAGGCGTGATCGCCGGCGCATACGACGTCGTGATCGCCGCCGGCGTGGAGTCGATGAGCCGGGTCCCGATGGGCACCTCGGTGCTGCCGGGCAGCAATCCGTTCGGTGAGGACATGACCCGGCGCTACCCCGAAGGCCTGGTGCCACAGGGCATCAGCGCCGAACTGATCGCCGCCAAGTGGGGTCTCTCGCGCGCCCAACTCGACGAGTTCTCTGCGGCCAGCCACGAGAAGGCGGCCCGGGCCACCAAGGAAGGGTTGTTCGACAACGAGCTGATCCCGATCGCCGGCTTGACCACCGACGAGATCATCCGGCCGGGCACGACGGTCGAAACGCTGGCCAATCTCAAGCCGGCGTTCTACAGCGAGGCGACCGCGGCGCGCTTCCCCCAGATCAATTGGCACATCACGCCGGGCAACTCGTCGCCGCTGTCCGACGGCAGCGCCGCGGTGATGATCACCAGCAGCGAGTACGCCAAGAAGCACGGCCTGCGCCCGCTGGCCCGCATCCACACCGCTACCGCGGTCGGGTCCGACCCGCTGTACATGCTGACCGGCGTCATCCCGGCCACCGAGAGGGTGCTGCACCGCGCCGGACTCACCCTGGCCGACATCGACCTGTTCGAGGTCAACGAGGCCTTCGCCCCGGTTGTCCTGGCGTGGGCACACGATGTGGGCGCAGACCTCGCCAAGACCAACGTCAACGGCGGGGCCATCGCGATCGGGCACCCGTTGGGAGCGAGCGGCGCGCGCATCATGACCACACTGGTCAACGCGCTCGAGCAGCGCGGCGGGCGGTACGGCCTGCAGACCATGTGCGAGGGCGGCGGCATGGCCAACGCCACCATCATCGAGCGCCTCGGCTGA
- a CDS encoding winged helix-turn-helix transcriptional regulator, which yields MTMLQGRLADREAWSAVGECAIEKTMSVVGTKSAMLIMREAYYGTTRFDDFARRVGITKAATSARLAELVDLGLLTRRPYQEPGQRSRDEYVLTEAGIDFMPVVWAMFQWGQRHLPGRHRLRLTHLGCGADAEVRMCCSEGHLVPPEELGMRLVKS from the coding sequence GTGACAATGCTGCAGGGGCGGCTCGCGGACCGGGAGGCCTGGTCGGCGGTGGGGGAGTGCGCGATCGAGAAGACGATGAGCGTCGTCGGCACCAAGTCCGCGATGCTCATCATGCGCGAGGCCTACTACGGCACCACCCGGTTCGACGACTTCGCCCGCCGCGTGGGCATCACCAAGGCGGCGACCTCGGCACGGCTGGCGGAACTGGTCGACCTGGGCCTGCTGACCCGCCGGCCCTATCAGGAACCGGGGCAGCGGAGTCGCGACGAGTATGTGCTCACCGAGGCCGGCATCGATTTCATGCCGGTGGTCTGGGCGATGTTTCAGTGGGGGCAGCGTCACCTGCCGGGCCGCCATCGGCTGCGGCTCACCCATCTGGGTTGCGGCGCCGATGCCGAAGTCCGAATGTGCTGCAGCGAAGGGCATCTGGTTCCGCCAGAAGAACTCGGTATGAGGCTCGTCAAGTCCTGA
- the rsgA gene encoding ribosome small subunit-dependent GTPase A — MRPGDYDESDVKVRSGRGSRPRTKTRPRHADAVKAMVVSVDRGRWGCVLGGQPDRRVTAMRARELGRTPIVVGDEVDIVGDLSGRPDTLARIVRRGERRTVLRRTADDTDPTERVVVANADQLLIVVALADPPPRTGLVDRALIAAYAGGLVPILCLTKTDLAPPEPFAKQFVDLDLTVVTAGVEDPLLSVADLLHNKITVLLGHSGVGKSTLVNRLVPEADRAVGEVTEIGRGRHTSTQSVALPLEGGGWVIDTPGIRSFGLAHIAPDDVLMAFSDLAEAVEDCPRGCGHMGPPADPECALDTLTGTAQRRVAAARRLLSTLREA; from the coding sequence TTGAGGCCCGGCGACTACGACGAGTCCGACGTCAAGGTCCGCTCCGGGCGAGGTTCACGACCCCGGACCAAGACTCGTCCGCGACATGCCGATGCCGTAAAGGCCATGGTGGTGAGCGTTGACCGTGGCCGGTGGGGTTGCGTGCTCGGTGGCCAGCCCGACCGCCGGGTCACTGCGATGCGGGCGCGCGAACTCGGCCGAACCCCGATTGTCGTCGGCGACGAGGTCGACATCGTCGGCGACCTGTCCGGGCGTCCGGACACCCTGGCCCGCATCGTGCGGCGCGGCGAACGGCGAACGGTGTTGCGGCGCACCGCCGATGACACCGATCCCACCGAACGCGTGGTCGTCGCCAACGCCGATCAACTACTGATCGTGGTGGCGCTGGCGGATCCGCCACCACGAACCGGATTGGTGGACCGCGCGCTGATAGCCGCCTACGCGGGCGGGCTGGTCCCGATCTTGTGTCTGACCAAGACCGACCTCGCCCCGCCCGAGCCGTTCGCCAAGCAATTTGTCGATCTGGACCTGACCGTGGTCACGGCCGGCGTCGAAGATCCGCTGCTCTCGGTGGCAGATCTGCTGCACAACAAGATCACCGTGCTGCTCGGCCATTCCGGAGTCGGCAAGTCGACTCTGGTGAATCGCCTTGTCCCCGAAGCCGATCGCGCGGTGGGCGAGGTCACCGAGATCGGCCGGGGGCGGCATACGTCCACCCAGTCGGTCGCTCTGCCCCTTGAAGGTGGCGGCTGGGTGATCGACACGCCGGGCATCCGTTCGTTCGGTTTGGCGCACATCGCGCCCGACGACGTGCTGATGGCGTTCTCCGACCTGGCCGAGGCGGTCGAGGATTGCCCACGGGGCTGCGGGCACATGGGTCCGCCGGCCGACCCCGAGTGTGCGCTGGACACGCTTACCGGCACCGCGCAGCGCCGTGTCGCGGCAGCACGCCGGTTGTTGTCGACGCTCAGAGAAGCTTGA